A single genomic interval of Lepisosteus oculatus isolate fLepOcu1 chromosome 12, fLepOcu1.hap2, whole genome shotgun sequence harbors:
- the gpr155a gene encoding lysosomal cholesterol signaling protein isoform X2: MTSSPLDEYGLNVSHNSSTPSSPSMSIDQLFPALLECFGIILCGYIAGRGNIITSSQAKGLGNFVSKFALPALLFKNMVLLDFANVIWSFLWSVLVAKVVVFAVVCILTLLVASPESRFSKAGLFSIFATQSNDFALGYPIVEALYKNTYPEYLQYIYLVAPVSLMILNPVGFVFCEVQKWRDSPSPQQSKLKIVGTVILQVLKNPIVFMVVIGIASHFILSRQIPVFMAQFLDGLANSFSGSALFYLGLSMVGQLRKLTKSTFVALILLITAKLLLMPLICRGMVELLDKSNVSVNHTSLSNYAFLYGVFPTAPSVAIYAAQYNMELEIVTSGMVISTFVSAPIMYVSAWLLTIPWMDSKPLAAALQNVSFDISVVSLIALVWTVTVMFLSKKFKRLPHLFMMNLLLAQFLVCIGMILWNFIIKQDNIIGHVLSFILLYSSLYSTYLWTGLIALSLVLMKKDDELKVQPAIFMIAGWGIPAFIVGILLIAGEKMPDNIDSAFFYGRAQIISTTVVLSCSILLAGASLMGLSRGTQSPGYEVLDQSSAMGTVEDVRTQNSQETTTNEHSAQTDASINCCACEQARRGNCCPAQPMPDMIVSTQESEPPPVPSGQCVSHCESASCILAQEEQLLQHADRQLARHVLLCLLLIVGLLANLSSCLWWLVNQEPGRLYVELQFFCAIFNYAQGFISFGIFGLDKHLIILPFKKRLASLWQSRDRVEQQDSDVPEEIRMTCTQFVRYHQDQCVKDIVQKRSSAGESLAGQVGESFL, translated from the exons ATGACGAGCTCTCCTCTGGACGAATATGGGCTGAATGTGTCCCACAACTCCTCCACGCCTTCTTCACCTTCTATGTCTATAGATCAGCTTTTCCCGGCTTTACTGGAATGTTTTGGGATTATCCTGTGTGGATATATTGCTGGGAGGGGAAACATTATAACATCTTCTCAGGCCAAAGGCCTGGGCAACTTTGTCTCGAAATTTGCACTGCCAGCCTTACTGTTTAAGAACATGGTGTTGCTGGACTTTGCCAATGTTATCTGGTCCTTTCTTTGGAGTGTTCTAGTTGCCAAAGTGGTGGTGTTTGCTGTCGTCTGCATTTTAACACTACTGGTTGCCAGTCCAGAGAGCCGTTTCAGCAAAGCGGGGCTCTTCTCCATTTTTGCTACCCAGAGCAACGACTTTGCATTGGGGTACCCTATCG TGGAGGCCTTGTACAAGAATACGTACCCAGAATACCTGCAGTACATTTACCTCGTGGCCCCGGTGTCCCTCATGATCCTGAATCCGGTAGGGTTTGTGTTCTGCGAGGTCCAGAAGTGGAGGGACAGCCCCTCCCCGCAGCAGAGCAAGCTGAAGATCGTGGGGACGGTGATACTTCAGGTCCTGAAGAATCCCATTGTTTTCATGGTGGTCATCGGCATCGCCTCGCACTTCATCCTGAGCCGCCAGATCCCCGTTTTCATGGCCCAGTTTTTGGATGGCCTGGCTAACTCCTTCAGTGGGTCAGCTCTGTTCTACCTCGGCCTCTCCATGGTTGGACAGCTCAGGAAGCTCACCAAGTCCACCTTTGTCGCACTAATTCTGCTCATAACAGCCAAGCT GTTGTTGATGCCACTGATCTGCAGAGGCATGGTTGAACTGTTGGACAAGAGCAACGTTTCAGTGAATCATACCAGTCTCTCAAATTATGCATTTCTGTATGGAGTCTTCCCTACTGCACCAAGTGTAGCTATCTATGCAGCCCAATACAACATGGAACTTGAAATT gtTACCTCAGGGATGGTAATAAGTACATTTGTGTCTGCTCCAATTATGTATGTTTCTGCTTGGTTACTGACAATACCATGGATGGATTCAAAGCCATTAGCTGCTGCACTTCAAAATGTCAGTTTTGACATAAGCGTAGTCAGTTTAATTGCTCTG GTTTGGACTGTGACTGTCATGTTTCTCAGTAAGAAATTCAAGAGGCTCCCACATCTTTTCATGATGAACCTGCTTCTGGCACAG TTTCTTGTCTGCATTGGGATGATTTTGTGGAATTTCATCATAAAGCAAGACAATATCATTGGCCATGTCCTGTCATTCATATTACTCTACAGCTCCCTCTACAGTACTTACCTGTGGACAG GCCTTATTGCCCTTTCTCTGGTGCTAATGAAAAAGGACGATGAACTTAAGGTTCAGCCAGCGATTTTCATGATAGCAGGCTGGGG AATTCCAGCGTTTATAGTTGGAATCCTTCTGATTGCTGGGGAGAAGATGCCAGACAACATTGACTCTGCTTTCTTTTATGGAAGAGCGCAG ATCATCAGCACTACCGTGGTCCTTTCCTGCAGCATCCTGCTTGCAGGAGCCTCACTCATGGGCCTCAGTCGAGGCACACAGAGTCCTGGCTATGAGGTTCTAGACCAGAGCTCTGCGATGGGAACCGTGGAGGACGTGCGGACCCAGAACAGTCAGGAGACCACGACAAACGAGCACTCAGCCCAGACAGACGCCAGCATTA ACTGTTGTGCCTGTGAGCAGGCTAGGAGAGGGAACTGTTGCCCAGCGCAGCCCATGCCTGACATGATTGTCAGCACTCAGGAGAGTGAACCCCCCCCTGTGCCATCAG GTCAGTGCGTGAGTCACTGTGAGTCTGCCAGCTGCATACTGGCGCAGGAGGAGCAGCTGCTGCAACACGCAGATCGCCAGCTGGCCAGACATGTGCTGCTGTGCCTTCTCCTCATTGTGGGCTTGCTTGCT AACTTGTCCAGTTGCCTGTGGTGGCTTGTTAACCAGGAACCCGGAAGGCTTTACGTTGAGCTACAGTTCTTCTGTGCCATTTTCAATTATGCACAG GGCTTTATTTCTTTTGGTATTTTTGGGTTGGATAAGCATTTGATAATCTTACCCTTCAAAAAGAG gcttGCAAGCCTATGGCAAAGTAGAGACAGGGTTGAACAGCAGGACTCTGATGTTCCAGAGGAGATTAGGATGACCTGCACACAGTTTGTCAGATATCATCAGGACCAGTGTGTCAAGGACATTGTACAGAAGAGAAG CAGTGCTGGTGAAAGCTTAGCAGGACAAGTGGGTGAATCCTTCCTTTGA
- the gpr155a gene encoding lysosomal cholesterol signaling protein isoform X3 encodes MTSSPLDEYGLNVSHNSSTPSSPSMSIDQLFPALLECFGIILCGYIAGRGNIITSSQAKGLGNFVSKFALPALLFKNMVLLDFANVIWSFLWSVLVAKVVVFAVVCILTLLVASPESRFSKAGLFSIFATQSNDFALGYPIVEALYKNTYPEYLQYIYLVAPVSLMILNPVGFVFCEVQKWRDSPSPQQSKLKIVGTVILQVLKNPIVFMVVIGIASHFILSRQIPVFMAQFLDGLANSFSGSALFYLGLSMVGQLRKLTKSTFVALILLITAKLLLMPLICRGMVELLDKSNVSVNHTSLSNYAFLYGVFPTAPSVAIYAAQYNMELEIVTSGMVISTFVSAPIMYVSAWLLTIPWMDSKPLAAALQNVSFDISVVSLIALVWTVTVMFLSKKFKRLPHLFMMNLLLAQFLVCIGMILWNFIIKQDNIIGHVLSFILLYSSLYSTYLWTGLIALSLVLMKKDDELKVQPAIFMIAGWGIPAFIVGILLIAGEKMPDNIDSAFFYGRAQIISTTVVLSCSILLAGASLMGLSRGTQSPGYEVLDQSSAMGTVEDVRTQNSQETTTNEHSAQTDASINCCACEQARRGNCCPAQPMPDMIVSTQESEPPPVPSGQCVSHCESASCILAQEEQLLQHADRQLARHVLLCLLLIVGLLANLSSCLWWLVNQEPGRLYVELQFFCAIFNYAQGFISFGIFGLDKHLIILPFKKRLASLWQSRDRVEQQDSDVPEEIRMTCTQFVRYHQDQCVKDIVQKRRYPIPHIVCFGKFPAI; translated from the exons ATGACGAGCTCTCCTCTGGACGAATATGGGCTGAATGTGTCCCACAACTCCTCCACGCCTTCTTCACCTTCTATGTCTATAGATCAGCTTTTCCCGGCTTTACTGGAATGTTTTGGGATTATCCTGTGTGGATATATTGCTGGGAGGGGAAACATTATAACATCTTCTCAGGCCAAAGGCCTGGGCAACTTTGTCTCGAAATTTGCACTGCCAGCCTTACTGTTTAAGAACATGGTGTTGCTGGACTTTGCCAATGTTATCTGGTCCTTTCTTTGGAGTGTTCTAGTTGCCAAAGTGGTGGTGTTTGCTGTCGTCTGCATTTTAACACTACTGGTTGCCAGTCCAGAGAGCCGTTTCAGCAAAGCGGGGCTCTTCTCCATTTTTGCTACCCAGAGCAACGACTTTGCATTGGGGTACCCTATCG TGGAGGCCTTGTACAAGAATACGTACCCAGAATACCTGCAGTACATTTACCTCGTGGCCCCGGTGTCCCTCATGATCCTGAATCCGGTAGGGTTTGTGTTCTGCGAGGTCCAGAAGTGGAGGGACAGCCCCTCCCCGCAGCAGAGCAAGCTGAAGATCGTGGGGACGGTGATACTTCAGGTCCTGAAGAATCCCATTGTTTTCATGGTGGTCATCGGCATCGCCTCGCACTTCATCCTGAGCCGCCAGATCCCCGTTTTCATGGCCCAGTTTTTGGATGGCCTGGCTAACTCCTTCAGTGGGTCAGCTCTGTTCTACCTCGGCCTCTCCATGGTTGGACAGCTCAGGAAGCTCACCAAGTCCACCTTTGTCGCACTAATTCTGCTCATAACAGCCAAGCT GTTGTTGATGCCACTGATCTGCAGAGGCATGGTTGAACTGTTGGACAAGAGCAACGTTTCAGTGAATCATACCAGTCTCTCAAATTATGCATTTCTGTATGGAGTCTTCCCTACTGCACCAAGTGTAGCTATCTATGCAGCCCAATACAACATGGAACTTGAAATT gtTACCTCAGGGATGGTAATAAGTACATTTGTGTCTGCTCCAATTATGTATGTTTCTGCTTGGTTACTGACAATACCATGGATGGATTCAAAGCCATTAGCTGCTGCACTTCAAAATGTCAGTTTTGACATAAGCGTAGTCAGTTTAATTGCTCTG GTTTGGACTGTGACTGTCATGTTTCTCAGTAAGAAATTCAAGAGGCTCCCACATCTTTTCATGATGAACCTGCTTCTGGCACAG TTTCTTGTCTGCATTGGGATGATTTTGTGGAATTTCATCATAAAGCAAGACAATATCATTGGCCATGTCCTGTCATTCATATTACTCTACAGCTCCCTCTACAGTACTTACCTGTGGACAG GCCTTATTGCCCTTTCTCTGGTGCTAATGAAAAAGGACGATGAACTTAAGGTTCAGCCAGCGATTTTCATGATAGCAGGCTGGGG AATTCCAGCGTTTATAGTTGGAATCCTTCTGATTGCTGGGGAGAAGATGCCAGACAACATTGACTCTGCTTTCTTTTATGGAAGAGCGCAG ATCATCAGCACTACCGTGGTCCTTTCCTGCAGCATCCTGCTTGCAGGAGCCTCACTCATGGGCCTCAGTCGAGGCACACAGAGTCCTGGCTATGAGGTTCTAGACCAGAGCTCTGCGATGGGAACCGTGGAGGACGTGCGGACCCAGAACAGTCAGGAGACCACGACAAACGAGCACTCAGCCCAGACAGACGCCAGCATTA ACTGTTGTGCCTGTGAGCAGGCTAGGAGAGGGAACTGTTGCCCAGCGCAGCCCATGCCTGACATGATTGTCAGCACTCAGGAGAGTGAACCCCCCCCTGTGCCATCAG GTCAGTGCGTGAGTCACTGTGAGTCTGCCAGCTGCATACTGGCGCAGGAGGAGCAGCTGCTGCAACACGCAGATCGCCAGCTGGCCAGACATGTGCTGCTGTGCCTTCTCCTCATTGTGGGCTTGCTTGCT AACTTGTCCAGTTGCCTGTGGTGGCTTGTTAACCAGGAACCCGGAAGGCTTTACGTTGAGCTACAGTTCTTCTGTGCCATTTTCAATTATGCACAG GGCTTTATTTCTTTTGGTATTTTTGGGTTGGATAAGCATTTGATAATCTTACCCTTCAAAAAGAG gcttGCAAGCCTATGGCAAAGTAGAGACAGGGTTGAACAGCAGGACTCTGATGTTCCAGAGGAGATTAGGATGACCTGCACACAGTTTGTCAGATATCATCAGGACCAGTGTGTCAAGGACATTGTACAGAAGAGAAGGTATCCAATCCCCCATATTGTATGTTTTGGGAAATTCCCTGCCATTTAA
- the gpr155a gene encoding lysosomal cholesterol signaling protein isoform X4: MTSSPLDEYGLNVSHNSSTPSSPSMSIDQLFPALLECFGIILCGYIAGRGNIITSSQAKGLGNFVSKFALPALLFKNMVLLDFANVIWSFLWSVLVAKVVVFAVVCILTLLVASPESRFSKAGLFSIFATQSNDFALGYPIVEALYKNTYPEYLQYIYLVAPVSLMILNPVGFVFCEVQKWRDSPSPQQSKLKIVGTVILQVLKNPIVFMVVIGIASHFILSRQIPVFMAQFLDGLANSFSGSALFYLGLSMVGQLRKLTKSTFVALILLITAKLLLMPLICRGMVELLDKSNVSVNHTSLSNYAFLYGVFPTAPSVAIYAAQYNMELEIVTSGMVISTFVSAPIMYVSAWLLTIPWMDSKPLAAALQNVSFDISVVSLIALVWTVTVMFLSKKFKRLPHLFMMNLLLAQFLVCIGMILWNFIIKQDNIIGHVLSFILLYSSLYSTYLWTGLIALSLVLMKKDDELKVQPAIFMIAGWGIPAFIVGILLIAGEKMPDNIDSAFFYGRAQIISTTVVLSCSILLAGASLMGLSRGTQSPGYEVLDQSSAMGTVEDVRTQNSQETTTNEHSAQTDASINCCACEQARRGNCCPAQPMPDMIVSTQESEPPPVPSGQCVSHCESASCILAQEEQLLQHADRQLARHVLLCLLLIVGLLANLSSCLWWLVNQEPGRLYVELQFFCAIFNYAQGFISFGIFGLDKHLIILPFKKRLASLWQSRDRVEQQDSDVPEEIRMTCTQFVRYHQDQCVKDIVQKRSAGESLAGQVGESFL, translated from the exons ATGACGAGCTCTCCTCTGGACGAATATGGGCTGAATGTGTCCCACAACTCCTCCACGCCTTCTTCACCTTCTATGTCTATAGATCAGCTTTTCCCGGCTTTACTGGAATGTTTTGGGATTATCCTGTGTGGATATATTGCTGGGAGGGGAAACATTATAACATCTTCTCAGGCCAAAGGCCTGGGCAACTTTGTCTCGAAATTTGCACTGCCAGCCTTACTGTTTAAGAACATGGTGTTGCTGGACTTTGCCAATGTTATCTGGTCCTTTCTTTGGAGTGTTCTAGTTGCCAAAGTGGTGGTGTTTGCTGTCGTCTGCATTTTAACACTACTGGTTGCCAGTCCAGAGAGCCGTTTCAGCAAAGCGGGGCTCTTCTCCATTTTTGCTACCCAGAGCAACGACTTTGCATTGGGGTACCCTATCG TGGAGGCCTTGTACAAGAATACGTACCCAGAATACCTGCAGTACATTTACCTCGTGGCCCCGGTGTCCCTCATGATCCTGAATCCGGTAGGGTTTGTGTTCTGCGAGGTCCAGAAGTGGAGGGACAGCCCCTCCCCGCAGCAGAGCAAGCTGAAGATCGTGGGGACGGTGATACTTCAGGTCCTGAAGAATCCCATTGTTTTCATGGTGGTCATCGGCATCGCCTCGCACTTCATCCTGAGCCGCCAGATCCCCGTTTTCATGGCCCAGTTTTTGGATGGCCTGGCTAACTCCTTCAGTGGGTCAGCTCTGTTCTACCTCGGCCTCTCCATGGTTGGACAGCTCAGGAAGCTCACCAAGTCCACCTTTGTCGCACTAATTCTGCTCATAACAGCCAAGCT GTTGTTGATGCCACTGATCTGCAGAGGCATGGTTGAACTGTTGGACAAGAGCAACGTTTCAGTGAATCATACCAGTCTCTCAAATTATGCATTTCTGTATGGAGTCTTCCCTACTGCACCAAGTGTAGCTATCTATGCAGCCCAATACAACATGGAACTTGAAATT gtTACCTCAGGGATGGTAATAAGTACATTTGTGTCTGCTCCAATTATGTATGTTTCTGCTTGGTTACTGACAATACCATGGATGGATTCAAAGCCATTAGCTGCTGCACTTCAAAATGTCAGTTTTGACATAAGCGTAGTCAGTTTAATTGCTCTG GTTTGGACTGTGACTGTCATGTTTCTCAGTAAGAAATTCAAGAGGCTCCCACATCTTTTCATGATGAACCTGCTTCTGGCACAG TTTCTTGTCTGCATTGGGATGATTTTGTGGAATTTCATCATAAAGCAAGACAATATCATTGGCCATGTCCTGTCATTCATATTACTCTACAGCTCCCTCTACAGTACTTACCTGTGGACAG GCCTTATTGCCCTTTCTCTGGTGCTAATGAAAAAGGACGATGAACTTAAGGTTCAGCCAGCGATTTTCATGATAGCAGGCTGGGG AATTCCAGCGTTTATAGTTGGAATCCTTCTGATTGCTGGGGAGAAGATGCCAGACAACATTGACTCTGCTTTCTTTTATGGAAGAGCGCAG ATCATCAGCACTACCGTGGTCCTTTCCTGCAGCATCCTGCTTGCAGGAGCCTCACTCATGGGCCTCAGTCGAGGCACACAGAGTCCTGGCTATGAGGTTCTAGACCAGAGCTCTGCGATGGGAACCGTGGAGGACGTGCGGACCCAGAACAGTCAGGAGACCACGACAAACGAGCACTCAGCCCAGACAGACGCCAGCATTA ACTGTTGTGCCTGTGAGCAGGCTAGGAGAGGGAACTGTTGCCCAGCGCAGCCCATGCCTGACATGATTGTCAGCACTCAGGAGAGTGAACCCCCCCCTGTGCCATCAG GTCAGTGCGTGAGTCACTGTGAGTCTGCCAGCTGCATACTGGCGCAGGAGGAGCAGCTGCTGCAACACGCAGATCGCCAGCTGGCCAGACATGTGCTGCTGTGCCTTCTCCTCATTGTGGGCTTGCTTGCT AACTTGTCCAGTTGCCTGTGGTGGCTTGTTAACCAGGAACCCGGAAGGCTTTACGTTGAGCTACAGTTCTTCTGTGCCATTTTCAATTATGCACAG GGCTTTATTTCTTTTGGTATTTTTGGGTTGGATAAGCATTTGATAATCTTACCCTTCAAAAAGAG gcttGCAAGCCTATGGCAAAGTAGAGACAGGGTTGAACAGCAGGACTCTGATGTTCCAGAGGAGATTAGGATGACCTGCACACAGTTTGTCAGATATCATCAGGACCAGTGTGTCAAGGACATTGTACAGAAGAGAAG TGCTGGTGAAAGCTTAGCAGGACAAGTGGGTGAATCCTTCCTTTGA
- the gpr155a gene encoding lysosomal cholesterol signaling protein isoform X1 has product MTSSPLDEYGLNVSHNSSTPSSPSMSIDQLFPALLECFGIILCGYIAGRGNIITSSQAKGLGNFVSKFALPALLFKNMVLLDFANVIWSFLWSVLVAKVVVFAVVCILTLLVASPESRFSKAGLFSIFATQSNDFALGYPIVEALYKNTYPEYLQYIYLVAPVSLMILNPVGFVFCEVQKWRDSPSPQQSKLKIVGTVILQVLKNPIVFMVVIGIASHFILSRQIPVFMAQFLDGLANSFSGSALFYLGLSMVGQLRKLTKSTFVALILLITAKLLLMPLICRGMVELLDKSNVSVNHTSLSNYAFLYGVFPTAPSVAIYAAQYNMELEIVTSGMVISTFVSAPIMYVSAWLLTIPWMDSKPLAAALQNVSFDISVVSLIALVWTVTVMFLSKKFKRLPHLFMMNLLLAQFLVCIGMILWNFIIKQDNIIGHVLSFILLYSSLYSTYLWTGLIALSLVLMKKDDELKVQPAIFMIAGWGIPAFIVGILLIAGEKMPDNIDSAFFYGRAQIISTTVVLSCSILLAGASLMGLSRGTQSPGYEVLDQSSAMGTVEDVRTQNSQETTTNEHSAQTDASINCCACEQARRGNCCPAQPMPDMIVSTQESEPPPVPSGQCVSHCESASCILAQEEQLLQHADRQLARHVLLCLLLIVGLLANLSSCLWWLVNQEPGRLYVELQFFCAIFNYAQGFISFGIFGLDKHLIILPFKKRLASLWQSRDRVEQQDSDVPEEIRMTCTQFVRYHQDQCVKDIVQKRRCGEKTLAGVFFGSDLVEWLLRVGLAHDRGEAVLYGEQLLLGGVLRHITSEHEFRDETLHYRFVK; this is encoded by the exons ATGACGAGCTCTCCTCTGGACGAATATGGGCTGAATGTGTCCCACAACTCCTCCACGCCTTCTTCACCTTCTATGTCTATAGATCAGCTTTTCCCGGCTTTACTGGAATGTTTTGGGATTATCCTGTGTGGATATATTGCTGGGAGGGGAAACATTATAACATCTTCTCAGGCCAAAGGCCTGGGCAACTTTGTCTCGAAATTTGCACTGCCAGCCTTACTGTTTAAGAACATGGTGTTGCTGGACTTTGCCAATGTTATCTGGTCCTTTCTTTGGAGTGTTCTAGTTGCCAAAGTGGTGGTGTTTGCTGTCGTCTGCATTTTAACACTACTGGTTGCCAGTCCAGAGAGCCGTTTCAGCAAAGCGGGGCTCTTCTCCATTTTTGCTACCCAGAGCAACGACTTTGCATTGGGGTACCCTATCG TGGAGGCCTTGTACAAGAATACGTACCCAGAATACCTGCAGTACATTTACCTCGTGGCCCCGGTGTCCCTCATGATCCTGAATCCGGTAGGGTTTGTGTTCTGCGAGGTCCAGAAGTGGAGGGACAGCCCCTCCCCGCAGCAGAGCAAGCTGAAGATCGTGGGGACGGTGATACTTCAGGTCCTGAAGAATCCCATTGTTTTCATGGTGGTCATCGGCATCGCCTCGCACTTCATCCTGAGCCGCCAGATCCCCGTTTTCATGGCCCAGTTTTTGGATGGCCTGGCTAACTCCTTCAGTGGGTCAGCTCTGTTCTACCTCGGCCTCTCCATGGTTGGACAGCTCAGGAAGCTCACCAAGTCCACCTTTGTCGCACTAATTCTGCTCATAACAGCCAAGCT GTTGTTGATGCCACTGATCTGCAGAGGCATGGTTGAACTGTTGGACAAGAGCAACGTTTCAGTGAATCATACCAGTCTCTCAAATTATGCATTTCTGTATGGAGTCTTCCCTACTGCACCAAGTGTAGCTATCTATGCAGCCCAATACAACATGGAACTTGAAATT gtTACCTCAGGGATGGTAATAAGTACATTTGTGTCTGCTCCAATTATGTATGTTTCTGCTTGGTTACTGACAATACCATGGATGGATTCAAAGCCATTAGCTGCTGCACTTCAAAATGTCAGTTTTGACATAAGCGTAGTCAGTTTAATTGCTCTG GTTTGGACTGTGACTGTCATGTTTCTCAGTAAGAAATTCAAGAGGCTCCCACATCTTTTCATGATGAACCTGCTTCTGGCACAG TTTCTTGTCTGCATTGGGATGATTTTGTGGAATTTCATCATAAAGCAAGACAATATCATTGGCCATGTCCTGTCATTCATATTACTCTACAGCTCCCTCTACAGTACTTACCTGTGGACAG GCCTTATTGCCCTTTCTCTGGTGCTAATGAAAAAGGACGATGAACTTAAGGTTCAGCCAGCGATTTTCATGATAGCAGGCTGGGG AATTCCAGCGTTTATAGTTGGAATCCTTCTGATTGCTGGGGAGAAGATGCCAGACAACATTGACTCTGCTTTCTTTTATGGAAGAGCGCAG ATCATCAGCACTACCGTGGTCCTTTCCTGCAGCATCCTGCTTGCAGGAGCCTCACTCATGGGCCTCAGTCGAGGCACACAGAGTCCTGGCTATGAGGTTCTAGACCAGAGCTCTGCGATGGGAACCGTGGAGGACGTGCGGACCCAGAACAGTCAGGAGACCACGACAAACGAGCACTCAGCCCAGACAGACGCCAGCATTA ACTGTTGTGCCTGTGAGCAGGCTAGGAGAGGGAACTGTTGCCCAGCGCAGCCCATGCCTGACATGATTGTCAGCACTCAGGAGAGTGAACCCCCCCCTGTGCCATCAG GTCAGTGCGTGAGTCACTGTGAGTCTGCCAGCTGCATACTGGCGCAGGAGGAGCAGCTGCTGCAACACGCAGATCGCCAGCTGGCCAGACATGTGCTGCTGTGCCTTCTCCTCATTGTGGGCTTGCTTGCT AACTTGTCCAGTTGCCTGTGGTGGCTTGTTAACCAGGAACCCGGAAGGCTTTACGTTGAGCTACAGTTCTTCTGTGCCATTTTCAATTATGCACAG GGCTTTATTTCTTTTGGTATTTTTGGGTTGGATAAGCATTTGATAATCTTACCCTTCAAAAAGAG gcttGCAAGCCTATGGCAAAGTAGAGACAGGGTTGAACAGCAGGACTCTGATGTTCCAGAGGAGATTAGGATGACCTGCACACAGTTTGTCAGATATCATCAGGACCAGTGTGTCAAGGACATTGTACAGAAGAGAAG GTGTGGAGAGAAGACTTTGGCAGGCGTCTTTTTCGGCAGCGACCTGGTGGAGTGGCTCCTCCGCGTGGGCCTGGCGCACGACCGCGGCGAGGCGGTACTGTACGGGGAGCAGCTGCTGCTGGGCGGGGTTCTCCGGCACATCACCAGCGAGCACGAGTTCCGGGACGAGACCCTGCACTATCGTTTCGTGAAGTGA